The stretch of DNA aagCTCGGTTCACCTTTAGCCGGATCGATTGTTTGCCCAGCCTTTTAAATGCTGTTTTTGATTGTTCATTTGAAGGGTGAATTTATTACAAACATTACGGGCATTCGGAAGTTAGTAGTATTAGGACTTTCTGGATGTTGAAtagatatatacataatacatATAACATTACAGGAATTCGGAAGTTAGTAGTATTAGGATTTTCTGGATGttgaatacatatatattatacCACTTAGTTCTTAGCTTAAAGTGGATAGAGCTTGTGTGGGAAATAAAACAGCGCAGTTGTCATGCTTTTTTTAAGCAGTTAAAATCGATTTTCCACCGTTCAGGTGGATAGATTTTCgaaaaacttgtttttttattttctctacACCAACCGCCACCAGATGTTGCACTTTATACCACCCTTTTTGCTAGTTCTTATCACCCAACCGGCGATATCCACGGATTACTGCGACAAGGATCTGTGCCAACCGGAAATAACGCATATCGGTTGTCACAATTACGGGGTGAGTGGGTGGATATCATATCAAACTACTTTGATAGTAATTTTATAGACTTTTTTTTAGGACTTTGACGAGACCTGTGGCAATGGAGCGATCATGTTGAAGTTCCCCATGCACCTGCGTGCCCATCTATTGGCCGTTCTTAATGATTTCCGTAATACACTGGCTCTGGGTCAGTACCCGGGCTTTCGTCCCGCTGCTCGAATGGCCACTCTCCGGTGGCACGAGGAACTGGCCGGATTGGCCAAGTTCGCCTTGCGACGTTGTGAGAATATGGACGAGTACTGCAGCAACACGGATGAGTTTAGATACGTGTCCTATATCTACGGTAGTACCAAGTGGCTGCACCAGGAGAAGACCCCCAAATCGGTTATGGAATTTGTGTTGCAGTTCTGGATGGATGACATAAAGTCCTGCACAATGGCGCACATTAACACGGAGAAAGCTCCCAAGGATAGGTGAGCAGGATCCGAGTTCCAAGTGGCAGATGGTTATCGGAACTTTGATTGCAGGCACTGTCGTGGCTACTTCACCCAACTGGTCCAGGATCTGGCCGCCCACATCGGTTGTGCCATGATGATGCGAAGGAGTATGGCAAGCGGACTCTATCAGTACGGCGTCCTTTGCCAGTTCTCCCGCGGGAAGATCGCCAATGAGCTGGTCTACCGCGAAAGCTCGAATCCGGGAAGTCGCTGCTATGCGGGAACCCACTCCGTTTATCAAGGGCTCTGTTCGCCCGATGAGCATGTCAATCCCAATGCCCTGCAATTAGGCGAGCTTAATTGAATTGGTCATGCGGAGTGTAATAAACTTAGGTTTTAAGCTAGATTTACTCGTAAATTAAAGTGTTACTGCCACGCTGACTGGTCGACATGCAGTTGTGGTATCTGTGCCTGTTTTTAATAGCGCCCGTTGCTTCCCTAAAAGGTACTCAGAATAGTACCCTCTGTAGGCCCGATCTCTGCGCGGAAAATGAGGTCCATGTGGGCTGCATTCCACCCAAGGTAGGAggggaaaatctttaaagggaGACTTTAAAACGTCTTTTCATAGTCACCAGCCAAATCGTGCGGCCAGAACAACCTCTTCTTGCGTGTGAACGGAGCCTTGAAGTTGGGAATTCTTCACAGGATCAACATGTTGCGTAACTTTATCGCCAGTGGAGCGGGCAACCTTTCGGTGGCCGCTCGCATGCCGACGATGGCCTGGGATTACCACCTGCAGCGGTTGGCCGATCGCCAGGTGCGTCAGTGCAACGAGGTGGGAAAGTTCTGTGCCAACACGGCGGACTATCACTATGTGACAACCACCACAATTCGAGGCACAATGGGACGGAGGAGCAGCTTGGAACATCAGATCTTGGATAGAATGCTGCCGGAGATGTTCTTGGATGTGTTGGGCTGTAAAATGGACGAAAACAAGAGAATTTTGCCCATCAGAGAAGGGTGAGTAATGAAAACGAAACAGAGAAAAATCTTTGAAGAAATGAGGTTTCTtgaatattgtttttaatgaTAAATTCCATTCCTTTCAGCACCTGCGTGGGCCACTATATACCCCTGATCCAGGACCATGGCGACATGATGGGCTGTGGCCTGCGCTTGAAGACCAGGACAAAGAAAAAGTCGAATGTGATCCTGGTCTGCCACTTTTCGCGGGCCAGTGTGAACCATCTTCCGCCCTACGAGGAGGGTAAGCTTCCGGGAGAGAAATGCTTCACGGGTTCGAGCCAACTGTTTAAGTATCTGTGTCACGAGGATGAGGAGGTGGATGCCAACAGCCTGAAGGTGGACACCAAGATGCCGCTCACCTCCATAATGCAAAATGTCACAAGTCACACTTGATCTATGAATGAATTTTGTATATGCAGAAGCTACTTATATaggtcaataaaataaaataaagatacgCTTCTCTGTCCGTTTATCATATCGAACACTATCCTCTTGTACCTATTATATTAAACGAATAGTTCAGTATTCTTTTATCGGATTAATATAATCTATTATAATCTTATCTTGCTATCTGGACGGAAATTCtacataatattttatgtaaaatatCATTATTCCATTTGATacgaattatttttctgtgtaggaAAGTGTGTCGAATTGTGGGCCCAACCAATCGCTAAATTGAGTGGGGGGTCAGCAAATGGGTGCGGTTGATAGCTTCGCTTGGCCGCAAATCGATTTGGCGGCTTCGAACTCTATAAGAGGCAGCCTCGGGTGGCCGGAGCTGGCTAAACTGGCTGCCTCGTCGAGATGTTGGACACCGTGTGGCCGCCGCTGTTGCAGCTGCTAATGCTGCTGATGCTCCTGGGCCAGCAGCTTCACGCCTTCGACTACTGCGATCCGACCTTGTGTCCCGGACCCGAGAAGCATATAGCCTGCAACAATTTCGGGGTAAGATCTAGGATCTGAATGGACC from Drosophila takahashii strain IR98-3 E-12201 chromosome 2R, DtakHiC1v2, whole genome shotgun sequence encodes:
- the antr gene encoding venom allergen-1, which codes for MQLWYLCLFLIAPVASLKGTQNSTLCRPDLCAENEVHVGCIPPKSPAKSCGQNNLFLRVNGALKLGILHRINMLRNFIASGAGNLSVAARMPTMAWDYHLQRLADRQVRQCNEVGKFCANTADYHYVTTTTIRGTMGRRSSLEHQILDRMLPEMFLDVLGCKMDENKRILPIREGTCVGHYIPLIQDHGDMMGCGLRLKTRTKKKSNVILVCHFSRASVNHLPPYEEGKLPGEKCFTGSSQLFKYLCHEDEEVDANSLKVDTKMPLTSIMQNVTSHT
- the LOC108065060 gene encoding antigen 5 like allergen Cul n 1, which gives rise to MLHFIPPFLLVLITQPAISTDYCDKDLCQPEITHIGCHNYGDFDETCGNGAIMLKFPMHLRAHLLAVLNDFRNTLALGQYPGFRPAARMATLRWHEELAGLAKFALRRCENMDEYCSNTDEFRYVSYIYGSTKWLHQEKTPKSVMEFVLQFWMDDIKSCTMAHINTEKAPKDRHCRGYFTQLVQDLAAHIGCAMMMRRSMASGLYQYGVLCQFSRGKIANELVYRESSNPGSRCYAGTHSVYQGLCSPDEHVNPNALQLGELN